TCTTCATGTAGGTCATATGCGTTCCGCTGTAATCGGAGAAAGTCTTAAGCGTATCTTAAGATTTTTTGGAAATAAAGTCATTGGTGACGCTCATTTAGGAGACTGGGGAACCCAGATGGGATTGGTTATTGCTGAACTGAAAAGGAGAAAACCGGAGCTTGTATACTTTAATGAGGATTATACAGGAGATTATCCTAAGGAAGCTCCGTTTACAATATCAGAATTAGAAGAGATATATCCTGCTGCCAGTGAATATTCAAAAAGTAATCCGGAATTTCGAGAAGAGGCAAAGCAGATCACATATTTACTTCAGAACGGACATCGCGGATATACCGCCATCTGGAACCATATGCTGGAGGTTTCGGTTACTGACCTGATGAAAATATATGAGACCTTGAATGTATCCTTTGATCTGTGGAAGAAGGAAAGTGATGCACAGCCTTATATACCGGAGATGATCCAGTATTTCAAGGATAACAATTATGCAAGAATCAGTGAAGGAGCATTGGTCGTAGATGTAAAGGAAGACACTGATACGAAGGAAATCCCTCCTTGTATGATATTAAAATCCGATGGAGCAACCTTATATAATACAACCGATTTGGCCACTATTGTGGAACGAATGAAGCTTTTCTCACCGGATCAGATTATATATATTACCGATAAACGTCAGGAGTTGTACTTTGAGACGGTATTCCGTTGTGCGAAAAAGACCAAGCTGGTTAAGGAGGACACAAAGCTTAACTTTATTGGCTTCGGTACAATGAATGGTAAGGATGGAAAGCCTTTCAAGACAAGAGAAGGCGGTGTTATGCGCCTTGAGAATCTGATCAAGAATGTCAATGATGAGGTATACCGTAAGATTATGGAAAACCGGAGCATGACGGAGGAAGAAGCAGTACAGGTTGCAAAAAAGGTAGGACTTGCAGCATTAAAGTATGGAGATCTATCCAATCAGGTATCTAAGGATTATATCTTTGATGTGGACCGCTTTACTGCCTTTGAAGGAGATACAGGACCTTATATCCTGTATACGATTGTAAGAATCAAGTCCATACTTGCCAAATATGCGGAACTGAAGAAGGGACTTCCATCCCAGAGCATAATCCTGGCAGCAGGATCTGAATCGGAACGTGCACTGATGCTGGAGCTTACTAAATTTAATGAGATGATAGCTACTGCATATACCGAGATGGCGCCGCATCGAATTTGTTCCTATATTTATGATCTGGCCAATGCATTTAACAGCTTCTACCATGATAATAAAATCATATCGGAAGAAGACGAAGAGAAACAGGCATCTTGGATCACACTGATTACCTTAGTGCAGGAGCAGTTACTAACCTGTATCGATTTACTTGGCTTTGATGCACCGGAAAGAATGTAACGGTAATCATTTCGTCATTGAGTATAGAGAATGGGATCTATTAGGACATAAGATAAGGGTAGTATAATATAGGAAAGAAGGAACAGCATGTACCGATTAATATCAAAGTTAGTCATTTATAAAGAGCTTGGGAAGCCCTGCCTGTTATTTGATCTGGCAGATATCATTAAGGAGTATGACAGCATAGCGAGCAATGTTGAGGAAGATATATTTAATAAAGAGGCCATAACCTCACGAATATTCTCCTTTATTAATCATCTGCTGGTGTTGGCTACGGATTATGGCTTCAATCATAATCTTTGGCATAATTATCTGGCATACCTGTTGGCTAATGCAGAGAATCCCTTTAGCCTGACCTGTGAGAAAGTCGGTGCAACAGACGGTTCGGTGAACCAGTTTGCTAAAAATGATTTCAAGATATTTAAAGCATTGTTTGACTATGATTTTAAACCTTTAGAGGAAGCCTTGGGTATCAATTGCTTTTCGGTTATCAGCAATTATCAGGCAATTGAGAAAAGTAGCAGCCGTTATAATCGAAATGTAAGCGAGAAGGTTCAGATGCTTAGTAAGCAGATTGAGCAGGCGAAGGACGAAGAGGAAGTCTTTCAGTGTGTTACAAATTTCTATCGCGAATACGGTGTAGGAATGTTCGGCTTAAATAAAGCATTTCGAATCAATCGTGAGAACGATCAGCTAATGATTTTTCCAATCACCAACACACAGGAGGTTATGCTTTCTGATCTGGTAGGCTATGAAATTCAGAAGAAGAAGCTTATTGATAATACGAAAGCGTTCGTAGAGGGTAAAAAAGCAAATAATGTACTATTATTCGGTGACAGTGGAACGGGAAAATCCACTTCTGTAAAAGCCATACTGAACGAGTATTATCGTGACGGCTTGCGGATGATAGAGATTTACAAGCATCAGTTTGTTGATTTATCCGCTGTGATTGCTCGCATTAAAAATCGTAATTACAAATTTATTATATATATGGATGATTTGTCTTTTGAAGAATTCGAAATTGAATACAAATATCTAAAAGCGGTTATTGAGGGCGGACTGGAAACAAAGCCGGATAATGTATTAATATATGCGACCTCGAATCGCAGGCATCTTATCCGTGAGACCTGGAACGATCGCTCTGATATGGAAAAGACAGATGAAATCCATCGATCCGATACCGTTCAGGAAAAGCTGTCCTTAGTAGCCAGATTTGGTATTACCATTAATTATTCTGCACCGGCACAGAAAGAATTCCTGACAATCGTTAAGGAATTGGCGAGACGGCATGACTTAATTACCTTAACGGATGATGAGCTATGTGCGGAGGCGAATAAATGGGAGCTGTCCCATGGAGGCAGATCAGGAAGAACCGCTCAACAATTTATTAATTATCTGCTGGGACAGGTTTAACGAGTTAGAAATAGCTCTGGTGACATCCGAATAAAAGGAAAGAATGAAACTAAGGAGTAATGATATGTTGACATTAATCAAGAATGGATATGTAATTGATCCTGCATCCGATCGGGAAGGGTGTTACGACCTTCTTCTGGAGGGTGAAATCATTCGAGCTGTAAAGAAGGAGATTGACAGCGATGAAATTCAACAGGAAGCGGACAAGAAGGGAGTCAGGTTTACCCTGATTGATGCTAAAGACAAGTATGTTATGCCTGGCTTCATCGATCTACATGTCCATCTTCGGGAACCCGGATATGAGTATAAGGAGACGATTGCGACTGGATCGAAAGCCGCTGCGGCTGGAGGATATACTACAATCTGCCCTATGCCCAATACGAAACCGGTTATTGATAGTTCAGATATGGTTAAACTCCTATTGAAAAAGGCTCAGGAAGAGGCAGTGGTTCATATCCTTCCGGTGGGCTCTGTAACATTGGGACAGGACGGAAAAGAACTGGTAAATGTGAAAAAACTAAAAGAGGCAGGCTGTGTCGCACTCAGTGAGGATGGTAAGTCTGTTATGGACACTGCATTATATGCAGAAGCAATGAGGCAGGCAGCGAATAATCATCTTCTGATTTTTGCACACTGTGAAGATAAAAGCCTGGTAGGCAAGGGTGTCATCAACCAAGGAAAAAAATCGGAGGAATTTCAACTTCCGGGGATATGCAATGCGGTAGAAGATATCATTACAGCGAGAGATATATTACTTGCGAAGGAAACAGGTGCAACACTTCACTTATGTCATTGTTCAACTAAGGATAGCGTCGCCATGTTAGCTCTTGCGAAAAAAGATGGCCTTAAGGTGACCGGGGAAGTATGTCCGCATCACTTTACCTTATCGGACGAGGACATTCTATCAGCGGATACAAACTATAAAATGAATCCGCCCATAAGGTCACGTGACGATGTTGAGGCTTTAAAGGAAGCCTTAAGAAATAATATACTTGATGTCATTTCAACGGATCATGCACCACATTCGGAAGAGGAAAAATCAAAATCCTTTGCAGAAGCCCCATTTGGTATTGTGGGATCTGAAACAGCATTTGCATTAACTTATACAGAATTGGTAAAGCAGGGATATTTAACGATAAAGCAAATGGTAGAGAAGATGAGTAGCAACCCTGCTAAAATCCTTGGTATTGACAAAGGCTGTATCGGTGAGGGCTATGTAGCAGATTTGGTAATTGCGGATCCGAATGCAGAATATACCATTGACAAGAAGCAGTTCTTCTCTAAGGGAAAGAATACCCCATTTCATGGACGGAAAGTCACGGGTCGGATTGAATATACCTTTGTAGCGGGAAGAATGGTGTATCGTTCTGAGAATGTGAGTTAAGCGAAATATACTGAAAAGAATGATCAAAGCAGAACAATAGGAAGAAAGGGATGGACGGAAAATGATTAACAAATTAATCCAGAAAATTGAACAGACAGATGCACCAATTGTTGTCGGACTTGATCCAATGCTTGATTATGTGCCTCAGCACATTCTGAAAAAGGCGTTCGACGAAAAGGGAGAGAATCTGGAAGGAGCGGCAGAAGCAATATGGCAATTCAACAAAGGAATTGTGGATGCTACTTATGATTTAATCCCGGCTGTAAAGCCTCAGATTGCAATGTATGAGCAATTTGGTATAGAGGGGATGAAGACGTTCAAGAAAACAGTGGATTACTGTAAAGAAAAAGGCCTGGTAGTAATCGGCGATATTAAACGTGGGGATATTGGTTCCACTTCAGCTGCATATGCTACCGGACATCTTGGTAAGGTAACCATTGGAGAAAACACCTTCCGGGGCTTCGATGAGGATTTTGTCACATTAAACCCTTATATGGGTGGGGATAGTGTACTTCCATTCCTAGAGGTATGTAAGGAAGAGAAGAAGGGAGTATTCATTCTTGTAAAGACCTCCAATCCATCCAGCGGAGATTTTCAGGATCAATTGGTTGGCGATACACCGCTCTATGAACTAGTTGGAAAGAAAGTGGCTGAATGGGGCGAGATGCATATGGGTGGTACATACAGCTACGTGGGAGCTGTAGTGGGTGCTACTTATCCGAAGATGGGAAAGATATTGCGTGAGTTAATGCCCAAGGCTTATATACTTGTTCCGGGATACGGCGCACAGGGAGGAAAAGCAGAGGACTTAGTCCCTTATTTTAATAAGGATGGACTTGGCGCAATTGTGAATTCCTCCAGAGGCATTATCGCAGCCTATAAGCTGAAGGCTTATGAGAAATTTGGATCCCAAGCCTATGCGGATGCCTCAAGACAGGCAGTCATTGATATGAGAGAGGACTTAAAGCAGGCCTGGGTAGCAGCTAAAGCATAGATTATTACAGATGTAGAGAGCTTTGACAGAACATCTGATAGCTTATATCTTAACTAGTATTTGGTATAGTATATTTAACAAAGAAGGGCTACAGTAATTGAATCAACAAGGACTATGGTAAGCATAATCCCTGTGATACAGTTTGCTGTAGCCCCTTATTTATGAGTTTAACTGGTGCTTTTATAGAGTCTCTGGCTCGTTATACTCAACACCGAAAGTATCCACGGTCACCTTTTTCATAATTTGTGGTTCTAGTGGAGCATCGGAGTAATCCGTCTTTACTTCGGCTATCTTATTAACAACTTCCATACCCTCAATCACTTTACCGAAAGCGGCATAGGAACCGTCCAGGTGAGGGGAGTCCTTATGCATAATAAAAAACTGGGATCCTGCAGAATCAGGACGTTGAGATCTCGCCATGGAGATAACACCGGCAGTGTGTTTTAGGTTGTTCTCGAAGTGGTTATATGAAAATTCTCCTTTGATGGAATAGCCGGGGCCACCCATTCCGGTTCCCTCCGGATCT
The nucleotide sequence above comes from Variimorphobacter saccharofermentans. Encoded proteins:
- the argS gene encoding arginine--tRNA ligase, with amino-acid sequence MKTIIELISEEVKQSFAKFGYDEKYGMVTLSNRPDLCQYQCNGALAAAKQYKTAPINIAQPVVESLKSNSIFKEVTVIMPGFINITLSDEFLANYLNEMKKSEKFGCENENNPRTIIIDYGGPNIAKPLHVGHMRSAVIGESLKRILRFFGNKVIGDAHLGDWGTQMGLVIAELKRRKPELVYFNEDYTGDYPKEAPFTISELEEIYPAASEYSKSNPEFREEAKQITYLLQNGHRGYTAIWNHMLEVSVTDLMKIYETLNVSFDLWKKESDAQPYIPEMIQYFKDNNYARISEGALVVDVKEDTDTKEIPPCMILKSDGATLYNTTDLATIVERMKLFSPDQIIYITDKRQELYFETVFRCAKKTKLVKEDTKLNFIGFGTMNGKDGKPFKTREGGVMRLENLIKNVNDEVYRKIMENRSMTEEEAVQVAKKVGLAALKYGDLSNQVSKDYIFDVDRFTAFEGDTGPYILYTIVRIKSILAKYAELKKGLPSQSIILAAGSESERALMLELTKFNEMIATAYTEMAPHRICSYIYDLANAFNSFYHDNKIISEEDEEKQASWITLITLVQEQLLTCIDLLGFDAPERM
- a CDS encoding ATP-binding protein: MYRLISKLVIYKELGKPCLLFDLADIIKEYDSIASNVEEDIFNKEAITSRIFSFINHLLVLATDYGFNHNLWHNYLAYLLANAENPFSLTCEKVGATDGSVNQFAKNDFKIFKALFDYDFKPLEEALGINCFSVISNYQAIEKSSSRYNRNVSEKVQMLSKQIEQAKDEEEVFQCVTNFYREYGVGMFGLNKAFRINRENDQLMIFPITNTQEVMLSDLVGYEIQKKKLIDNTKAFVEGKKANNVLLFGDSGTGKSTSVKAILNEYYRDGLRMIEIYKHQFVDLSAVIARIKNRNYKFIIYMDDLSFEEFEIEYKYLKAVIEGGLETKPDNVLIYATSNRRHLIRETWNDRSDMEKTDEIHRSDTVQEKLSLVARFGITINYSAPAQKEFLTIVKELARRHDLITLTDDELCAEANKWELSHGGRSGRTAQQFINYLLGQV
- a CDS encoding dihydroorotase, producing MLTLIKNGYVIDPASDREGCYDLLLEGEIIRAVKKEIDSDEIQQEADKKGVRFTLIDAKDKYVMPGFIDLHVHLREPGYEYKETIATGSKAAAAGGYTTICPMPNTKPVIDSSDMVKLLLKKAQEEAVVHILPVGSVTLGQDGKELVNVKKLKEAGCVALSEDGKSVMDTALYAEAMRQAANNHLLIFAHCEDKSLVGKGVINQGKKSEEFQLPGICNAVEDIITARDILLAKETGATLHLCHCSTKDSVAMLALAKKDGLKVTGEVCPHHFTLSDEDILSADTNYKMNPPIRSRDDVEALKEALRNNILDVISTDHAPHSEEEKSKSFAEAPFGIVGSETAFALTYTELVKQGYLTIKQMVEKMSSNPAKILGIDKGCIGEGYVADLVIADPNAEYTIDKKQFFSKGKNTPFHGRKVTGRIEYTFVAGRMVYRSENVS
- the pyrF gene encoding orotidine-5'-phosphate decarboxylase, translated to MINKLIQKIEQTDAPIVVGLDPMLDYVPQHILKKAFDEKGENLEGAAEAIWQFNKGIVDATYDLIPAVKPQIAMYEQFGIEGMKTFKKTVDYCKEKGLVVIGDIKRGDIGSTSAAYATGHLGKVTIGENTFRGFDEDFVTLNPYMGGDSVLPFLEVCKEEKKGVFILVKTSNPSSGDFQDQLVGDTPLYELVGKKVAEWGEMHMGGTYSYVGAVVGATYPKMGKILRELMPKAYILVPGYGAQGGKAEDLVPYFNKDGLGAIVNSSRGIIAAYKLKAYEKFGSQAYADASRQAVIDMREDLKQAWVAAKA
- a CDS encoding peptidylprolyl isomerase gives rise to the protein MANTNPIVTIEMEQGDVFKIELYPEIAPNTVNNFISLVKKNFYDGLKFHRIIRGFMIQGGDPEGTGMGGPGYSIKGEFSYNHFENNLKHTAGVISMARSQRPDSAGSQFFIMHKDSPHLDGSYAAFGKVIEGMEVVNKIAEVKTDYSDAPLEPQIMKKVTVDTFGVEYNEPETL